Proteins from a single region of Cytophagia bacterium CHB2:
- a CDS encoding metal-dependent hydrolase (catalyzes the opening and hydrolysis of the beta-lactam ring of beta-lactam antibiotics such as penicillins and cephalosporins), translating into MKLTFWGHSCFLLETSTHRLVIDPFITGNPQAPLAADQIKCDFIL; encoded by the coding sequence ATGAAGCTAACCTTTTGGGGCCATTCCTGTTTCCTGCTCGAAACCAGCACCCATCGGCTTGTGATCGATCCTTTCATCACCGGCAATCCGCAAGCGCCGCTCGCCGCCGATCAAATTAAATGCGATTTCATTCTCG